One Halobaculum roseum DNA segment encodes these proteins:
- a CDS encoding DUF4013 domain-containing protein, with the protein MSQISDAVTYPTEHDDWVKTVLIGGVLSAFGFLLLPLLPVYGYVVRVIRHSLEGDPRPPTFGDWEELVVDGAKAFLVGAAYMLVPAIVGAVTVGGSIVAIATGTRGGAATGIAGLVVGGLLTAVLSIVFGYVAVAAVVAFADERRVGAAFDLDILKPVVLSGTYATAWAFSLVVFLAASVLVGVLNGIPILGAVVGAFVFFYAQVVAARLWADGYADARTEAEGASRPEAGGSAV; encoded by the coding sequence ATGTCTCAGATCAGCGACGCGGTCACGTACCCGACCGAACACGACGACTGGGTGAAGACGGTCCTCATCGGCGGGGTCCTCTCGGCGTTCGGGTTCCTGTTGCTCCCCCTGCTCCCGGTGTACGGCTACGTCGTTCGCGTCATCCGGCACTCGCTGGAGGGCGACCCGCGCCCGCCGACGTTCGGCGACTGGGAGGAACTCGTCGTCGACGGCGCGAAGGCGTTCCTCGTCGGGGCGGCCTACATGCTCGTCCCCGCGATCGTAGGTGCGGTGACCGTAGGCGGGTCGATCGTCGCCATCGCGACCGGGACGCGGGGCGGCGCCGCCACGGGCATCGCCGGCCTCGTCGTCGGCGGGCTGCTCACGGCGGTCCTCTCGATCGTCTTCGGCTACGTGGCCGTGGCCGCGGTCGTCGCCTTCGCCGACGAACGGCGCGTCGGCGCGGCGTTCGATCTGGATATCCTCAAGCCGGTCGTCCTCAGCGGGACGTACGCGACCGCGTGGGCGTTCTCGCTCGTCGTCTTCCTCGCGGCGAGCGTGCTCGTCGGCGTGTTGAACGGCATCCCGATCCTCGGCGCGGTCGTCGGGGCGTTCGTGTTCTTCTACGCCCAGGTCGTCGCCGCGCGCCTGTGGGCCGACGGGTACGCCGACGCCCGCACGGAGGCCGAGGGGGCGAGCCGGCCCGAGGCCGGGGGATCGGCCGTCTGA
- a CDS encoding substrate-binding protein, translating to MARDTTALSRRDVLKASGAAGAAGLTGLAGCAGVGGGGDSEYPALGNYPVEGDEVVFGFNVPQSGSYSQEGADELRGYNLAVEHLNNGGGWVDNWDGLSGDGVLGKTVTAVEGDTATDPDTARQSASRMISRDNAIMITGGSSSGVAIAVQELCQEEKVQFQCCITHSNDTTGGSCVRYSFREMFNAYMTGQALAPVLAEEYGEDLNFYQLYADYSWGQTQQASMEQFFTEVGNWSQIESVPTPLGTSDYSSYLSDVPRDETDVLVLNHYGLDAANSLPQAIEAGLDQDMEIVVPLYNRLMAEAASDSIGGIFGTADWNWQLEDDASQSFVEFYREEHDRAPSYGARIAYTQTLQYAAAVERAETFYAPEVIRELEGHEYSGAGLGNETMRGCDHQAQRDVLVCQGVDPSEQTEDLLLNIVSQTSRDDLGYACDAGPAAECELGDYGDE from the coding sequence ATGGCACGGGATACCACCGCACTCAGCAGACGTGATGTGCTCAAGGCGTCCGGCGCGGCCGGCGCCGCAGGATTGACAGGACTGGCAGGTTGTGCCGGCGTCGGCGGCGGCGGCGACTCGGAGTACCCGGCGCTCGGGAACTACCCGGTCGAGGGCGACGAGGTCGTCTTCGGGTTCAACGTCCCGCAGTCGGGGTCGTACTCCCAGGAGGGCGCGGACGAACTGCGCGGCTACAACCTCGCGGTCGAACACCTGAACAACGGCGGCGGCTGGGTCGACAACTGGGACGGGCTCTCCGGGGACGGCGTCCTCGGCAAGACGGTCACCGCAGTGGAAGGTGACACGGCGACCGACCCCGACACGGCGCGACAGTCCGCGTCGCGGATGATCAGCCGCGACAACGCGATCATGATCACCGGCGGGTCGTCCTCCGGTGTCGCCATCGCGGTCCAGGAGCTGTGTCAGGAGGAGAAGGTCCAGTTCCAGTGTTGTATCACCCACTCCAACGACACCACCGGGGGCTCGTGTGTCCGCTACTCCTTCCGGGAGATGTTCAACGCGTACATGACCGGACAGGCGCTCGCGCCCGTCCTCGCCGAGGAGTACGGCGAGGATCTGAACTTCTACCAGCTGTACGCCGACTACTCGTGGGGGCAGACCCAGCAGGCGTCGATGGAGCAGTTCTTCACCGAGGTCGGCAACTGGAGCCAGATCGAGTCGGTGCCGACGCCGCTCGGCACCTCCGACTACTCGTCGTACCTCTCGGACGTGCCGCGCGACGAGACGGACGTGCTCGTGCTCAACCACTACGGGCTGGACGCGGCGAACTCCCTCCCGCAGGCGATCGAGGCCGGCCTCGATCAGGACATGGAGATCGTCGTCCCGCTGTACAACCGGCTGATGGCCGAGGCCGCCAGCGACTCCATCGGCGGCATCTTCGGCACGGCCGACTGGAACTGGCAGCTGGAGGACGACGCCTCCCAGTCGTTCGTCGAGTTCTACCGCGAGGAGCACGACCGCGCGCCCAGCTACGGCGCTCGCATCGCGTACACGCAGACGCTGCAGTACGCCGCGGCCGTCGAGCGGGCGGAGACGTTCTACGCGCCGGAGGTCATCCGCGAGCTGGAGGGCCACGAGTACAGCGGCGCGGGTCTCGGCAACGAGACCATGCGCGGCTGCGACCACCAGGCACAGCGTGACGTGCTCGTGTGTCAGGGCGTCGATCCCTCCGAGCAGACGGAGGACCTGCTGCTCAATATCGTCAGCCAGACCTCGCGGGACGACCTGGGGTACGCGTGCGACGCCGGTCCGGCCGCCGAGTGTGAGCTGGGCGACTACGGCGACGAGTGA
- a CDS encoding phosphatase PAP2 family protein: MSLLDVVLEVVAVVGVLHLASVLVFVARDRLVDAPRTVRSTVHDARGPLVVLLVVLAVNGVVRRIGVELSWVVGANVTGVIYALEGTFVAAVQSYATPTATAYFAFVYVFGYVYLLTFPPIAYALRGDGGGLRKLLIAYGLNYGVGLVCYVLFVAYGPRNLMPELVDSLLFESWPRSQLLTSQVNENTNVFPSLHTSLAATVALVTWRERSWRRWTPIAVVLAASVVVSTMYLGIHWATDVVAGIALAAGSVVAAEWIESGRDRPAREDAGPPNDATDRDRPADTDDDRGRNEGRERHDGRASE, translated from the coding sequence ATGAGTCTGCTCGATGTCGTCCTCGAGGTCGTCGCGGTCGTCGGCGTGCTCCACCTCGCGTCGGTGCTCGTGTTCGTCGCCCGCGACCGGCTCGTGGACGCCCCGCGAACGGTCCGGTCGACGGTACACGACGCGAGAGGGCCGCTGGTCGTACTGCTCGTGGTATTGGCCGTCAACGGCGTCGTTCGGCGGATCGGCGTCGAGCTGTCGTGGGTGGTCGGGGCGAACGTCACCGGCGTGATCTACGCGCTCGAGGGCACGTTCGTGGCGGCCGTCCAGTCGTACGCGACCCCGACCGCGACGGCCTACTTCGCGTTCGTCTACGTGTTCGGGTACGTGTACCTCCTCACGTTCCCGCCGATCGCGTACGCGCTACGGGGTGACGGCGGCGGGCTACGGAAGCTGCTGATAGCCTACGGGCTCAACTACGGGGTCGGCCTGGTCTGTTACGTCCTGTTCGTCGCGTACGGCCCACGGAACCTCATGCCCGAACTGGTCGACTCGCTGTTGTTCGAGAGCTGGCCGCGGTCGCAGCTGCTCACCAGCCAGGTGAACGAGAACACCAACGTCTTCCCGTCGCTCCACACGTCGCTGGCGGCGACGGTCGCGCTCGTGACCTGGCGGGAGCGCTCGTGGCGGCGGTGGACCCCGATCGCGGTCGTGCTCGCGGCGTCCGTCGTCGTCTCGACGATGTATCTCGGCATCCACTGGGCGACGGACGTGGTCGCGGGGATCGCGCTGGCGGCCGGCAGCGTCGTCGCCGCCGAATGGATCGAGTCGGGTCGCGACCGCCCCGCCCGTGAGGACGCCGGCCCCCCGAACGACGCGACCGACCGCGACCGACCGGCCGACACGGACGACGATCGCGGACGGAACGAGGGGCGGGAGCGACACGACGGGCGTGCATCAGAGTGA
- a CDS encoding ABC transporter ATP-binding protein, with translation MSLLHTDGLTKEFGGLVAVDDVTFEVESGETRAVIGPNGAGKSTLINCITGALEPTAGSVEFDGEDITNLEPHETVQAGISKSFQTASIFPEMTVRQNVEIAALAAEHGSFQVNFLKRLAGFDAVHDTADRMLEAVDLLGDADVEAASLPYGDKRRLEIAIALASEPDLLLMDEPTAGMSPDETAETVDLVEELQEDLGLTILIVEHDMEIIFRIADRILVLNRGQVIADGTPEEVQQSEQVQEAYLGGVEL, from the coding sequence ATGAGCCTCCTGCACACGGACGGCCTGACGAAGGAGTTCGGCGGGCTGGTCGCCGTCGACGACGTGACCTTCGAGGTCGAGTCCGGCGAGACCCGGGCGGTCATCGGCCCGAACGGCGCCGGCAAGTCGACGCTCATCAACTGCATCACCGGCGCGCTCGAGCCGACCGCCGGGAGCGTCGAGTTCGACGGCGAGGACATCACGAACCTGGAGCCGCACGAGACCGTGCAGGCGGGGATCTCGAAGTCGTTCCAGACGGCGTCGATCTTCCCGGAGATGACCGTCCGGCAGAACGTCGAGATCGCCGCGCTGGCGGCCGAACACGGCTCGTTCCAGGTCAACTTCCTCAAGCGACTCGCCGGGTTCGACGCGGTGCACGACACGGCCGACCGGATGCTCGAGGCGGTCGATCTGCTCGGGGACGCCGACGTGGAGGCGGCGAGCCTCCCGTACGGCGACAAGCGCCGCCTGGAGATCGCGATCGCGTTGGCCTCCGAGCCGGACCTGTTGCTGATGGACGAACCGACCGCCGGCATGTCGCCGGACGAGACGGCCGAAACCGTGGACCTCGTGGAGGAACTCCAGGAGGACCTCGGGCTCACGATACTCATCGTGGAACACGACATGGAGATCATCTTCCGAATCGCCGACCGGATCCTCGTGTTGAACCGGGGGCAGGTCATCGCCGACGGTACGCCCGAGGAGGTTCAACAGAGCGAACAGGTGCAGGAGGCGTACCTCGGGGGGGTGGAGCTGTGA
- a CDS encoding GNAT family N-acetyltransferase, whose product MDLRDATTEDVDDIRETARASLSASYSHALSADLIDDAVESWYDAETVTDALAGENAVFVVAVEDGDIVGFVQSQLVERREPVGELDWLHVHPDHRGKGIGDDLLRRAETELLELGAERLEGRVLEANEAGGEFYEREGFAEIGDRTVEIGNEQFRERVFARFPSGDGEQVLTEARVTDDGEQVYVAYDEAERASEAPFYATYTDRERTEREGYVCGNCGSFAVSVDTMDRVECSECGNKRKASRWDAAYL is encoded by the coding sequence ATGGACCTCAGGGACGCGACGACCGAGGACGTTGACGACATCCGCGAGACCGCGCGCGCATCGCTGTCGGCCTCCTACAGCCACGCGCTCTCGGCGGACCTCATCGACGACGCCGTCGAGTCGTGGTACGACGCCGAGACGGTCACCGACGCGCTCGCCGGCGAGAACGCGGTGTTCGTCGTCGCCGTGGAGGACGGCGATATCGTGGGGTTCGTCCAGAGTCAGCTCGTCGAGCGCCGCGAGCCGGTCGGGGAGCTGGACTGGCTCCACGTGCATCCGGATCACCGCGGGAAGGGGATCGGCGACGACCTGCTGCGCCGGGCGGAGACGGAGCTGCTAGAGCTGGGCGCCGAGCGACTCGAGGGGCGCGTGCTCGAGGCCAACGAGGCGGGCGGCGAGTTCTACGAGCGCGAGGGGTTCGCCGAGATCGGCGACCGAACCGTCGAGATCGGGAACGAGCAGTTCCGCGAGCGCGTGTTCGCGCGCTTCCCCAGCGGCGACGGCGAGCAGGTGCTCACGGAGGCGCGCGTGACCGACGACGGCGAGCAGGTGTACGTCGCCTACGACGAGGCCGAGCGCGCGTCGGAGGCCCCCTTCTACGCGACGTACACCGACCGCGAGCGGACCGAGCGGGAGGGGTACGTCTGCGGCAACTGCGGCAGCTTCGCGGTGAGCGTCGACACCATGGACCGCGTCGAGTGTAGCGAGTGCGGGAACAAACGGAAGGCGAGCCGGTGGGACGCGGCGTACCTCTGA
- a CDS encoding thioredoxin family protein gives MAADPTPGNASDPPDPEAMLDRLIEVGAIREDENDTLRISAALHDIIDLYEQSYGDLPDKEFTEAVADAFGLEYSEAVRRIDEEGVTREEFVAYLSLRSHFEDEDESVPDPLERATMASIVVDVAPATPVPQGMRELEDDEVEAFLDANERAVVFVWRLRCDPCESMKAELAETLDLLPDDVAVAGVDGEATPTVRERFDVDVAPAVVCVADGRQAGVETGYQSPSAVADLVADAFGDD, from the coding sequence ATGGCGGCCGATCCCACCCCCGGAAACGCGTCCGACCCCCCGGACCCCGAGGCCATGCTCGACCGGCTGATCGAGGTCGGCGCGATCCGCGAGGACGAGAACGACACGCTCCGGATCTCCGCGGCGTTGCACGACATCATCGACCTGTACGAGCAAAGCTACGGCGACCTCCCCGACAAGGAGTTCACCGAGGCCGTCGCCGACGCGTTCGGCCTCGAGTACTCGGAGGCCGTCCGTCGCATCGACGAGGAGGGCGTCACCCGCGAGGAGTTCGTCGCGTACCTCTCGCTTCGCTCGCACTTCGAGGACGAGGACGAGTCGGTGCCCGACCCGCTCGAACGGGCGACGATGGCGTCCATCGTCGTCGACGTGGCGCCGGCGACGCCCGTCCCGCAGGGGATGCGCGAACTCGAGGACGACGAGGTCGAGGCGTTCCTCGACGCCAACGAGCGCGCGGTCGTGTTCGTCTGGCGGCTCCGGTGTGACCCCTGCGAGTCGATGAAGGCCGAACTCGCGGAGACGCTCGACTTGCTCCCCGACGACGTGGCGGTCGCCGGCGTCGACGGCGAGGCCACGCCGACCGTTCGCGAGCGGTTCGACGTGGACGTGGCGCCGGCGGTTGTGTGCGTCGCCGACGGCCGGCAGGCGGGGGTCGAGACCGGGTACCAGTCGCCGTCGGCCGTCGCCGATCTGGTGGCGGACGCCTTCGGCGACGACTGA
- a CDS encoding haloacid dehalogenase type II, whose product MPETLCFDMYGTLCDTSSVTSTLADELDAPDALVSELDATWRAKQLQYSYQSALMEEYRPFWDVTADALAYALNQWGVEADDPTRERILAAYEHLDPYPDAIETLTRLSEAGHTVTVLSNGNPEMLETLADNAGLAPHLDDVISADEVSTFKPNPAVYENAAARTDTPIDRCRLVSGNAWDVAGAGSAGMATAWVNRANDPFEEIGVDPSLEVRSLSEVADELA is encoded by the coding sequence ATGCCCGAGACGCTCTGTTTCGACATGTACGGGACGCTGTGTGACACGAGCAGCGTGACGAGCACGCTCGCCGACGAGCTCGACGCGCCCGACGCCCTCGTGTCGGAGCTGGACGCCACATGGCGAGCGAAGCAGCTCCAGTATTCCTACCAGTCGGCCCTGATGGAGGAGTATCGGCCGTTCTGGGACGTGACCGCCGACGCGCTCGCGTACGCGTTGAACCAGTGGGGTGTCGAGGCAGACGACCCGACCCGCGAGCGGATCCTCGCCGCCTACGAGCACCTCGACCCGTACCCGGACGCGATCGAGACGCTGACCCGGCTCTCGGAGGCGGGCCACACGGTGACGGTGCTGTCGAACGGCAACCCCGAGATGCTGGAGACGCTCGCCGACAACGCGGGGCTCGCGCCGCACCTCGACGACGTGATCAGCGCCGACGAGGTGTCGACGTTCAAGCCGAACCCCGCGGTGTACGAGAACGCGGCCGCCCGAACCGACACGCCGATCGACCGCTGTCGGCTCGTCTCGGGCAACGCCTGGGATGTCGCGGGCGCGGGGAGCGCGGGAATGGCGACCGCGTGGGTGAACCGAGCGAACGACCCGTTCGAGGAGATCGGCGTCGACCCCTCCCTCGAGGTGCGTTCCCTCTCGGAGGTCGCGGACGAACTCGCCTGA
- a CDS encoding branched-chain amino acid ABC transporter permease, producing MSGDRSGDANEAVPDGGTVTEDAAGGSGGSALAGLRDRDDFVVIATAAALVVFPFLLIDILGAVGDVIGISIGGYTGLPSLVLIYGIIVIGFNLLLGYTGLLSFGHAAFFGSAAYSAALFSQVVPSPILMVIAGTIVATLLAWPIGFVSIRRSGVYFAVLTLTFGQALYFWALGPGSWLTGGDNGFSGIEAHGLFVGALPLDAQLVPVFDSYTVMYGFTSVVMLAALWVGNRIINSPYGLIFEALGENEERVEFVGLNVFRYKLMAFIISAVFAGVGGAMFVIHEQYIHPTTGLYWIQSGDFVIMTVLGGTGSLIGPVFGALVFEYVANVISGVSLPMIGSIGSLWRFVLGAVFVFIVWVFPRGIYGAFADLAAMVNGRGGGDGDEPAAADGGERE from the coding sequence ATGAGCGGCGACCGCTCGGGCGACGCGAACGAGGCGGTCCCCGACGGCGGCACCGTGACCGAGGACGCCGCCGGCGGCTCCGGCGGCTCCGCGCTGGCGGGGCTGCGCGACCGCGACGACTTCGTCGTGATCGCGACGGCGGCGGCGCTGGTCGTGTTCCCGTTCCTGCTGATCGACATCCTCGGCGCGGTCGGAGACGTGATCGGCATCTCCATCGGCGGCTACACCGGTCTGCCGTCGCTGGTGCTCATCTACGGCATCATCGTCATCGGTTTCAACCTCCTGCTCGGCTACACCGGCCTGCTGTCGTTCGGTCACGCCGCGTTCTTCGGATCCGCGGCGTACTCGGCCGCGCTGTTCAGTCAGGTCGTCCCGAGCCCGATCCTCATGGTGATCGCCGGCACGATCGTCGCGACGCTGCTCGCGTGGCCGATCGGGTTCGTCTCGATCCGCCGGTCGGGCGTGTACTTCGCCGTCCTGACCCTGACGTTCGGGCAGGCGTTGTACTTCTGGGCGCTCGGCCCGGGGTCGTGGCTCACCGGCGGCGACAACGGCTTCTCGGGGATCGAGGCACACGGGCTGTTCGTCGGGGCGCTCCCGCTGGACGCCCAGCTGGTCCCCGTGTTCGACTCGTACACGGTGATGTACGGGTTCACGTCGGTCGTGATGCTCGCCGCCCTCTGGGTCGGCAACCGGATCATCAACTCGCCGTACGGCCTCATCTTCGAGGCGCTCGGCGAGAACGAGGAACGCGTCGAGTTCGTCGGGCTCAACGTGTTCCGCTACAAGCTGATGGCGTTCATCATCTCCGCCGTGTTCGCCGGCGTGGGCGGCGCGATGTTCGTCATCCACGAGCAGTACATCCACCCGACGACGGGGCTGTACTGGATCCAGTCGGGCGACTTCGTCATCATGACGGTCCTCGGCGGCACCGGCAGCCTCATCGGGCCGGTGTTCGGCGCGCTCGTGTTCGAGTACGTCGCGAACGTCATCTCCGGCGTCAGCCTGCCGATGATCGGCTCCATCGGCTCGCTGTGGCGGTTCGTGCTCGGTGCGGTGTTCGTGTTCATCGTGTGGGTGTTCCCGCGGGGCATCTACGGCGCGTTCGCGGACCTCGCGGCGATGGTGAACGGCCGGGGCGGCGGCGACGGCGACGAGCCGGCCGCGGCCGACGGGGGTGAGCGCGAATGA
- a CDS encoding branched-chain amino acid ABC transporter permease, which yields MLLQSEIASILLNGLQQGAIYALLGIGLTIILGTMEFLNLAHGALYLVGAYTGLIVFQETALSNGLLYSSGITTLGFEGGFLAALFVVPIVGFGIGLLMERFVAEPFYDRPETDQLLVTFGLALIVEETVKNVIGGNTFQSIAPSTIFGVNVSQPISLPLVGLFPSWRLFIIGIAFLVIGLTYLVIERTDFGLVVQAGTHDSEMVRILGIPINRSYSLVFAVGAALAAFAGLIGASIQTVSPQIGTEQALVPAFLTIVVGGAGSVRGAIAGGLVLGVIISAMTQTYSQWAQIVLYLFVALMLIVKPEGLFGSAEVGE from the coding sequence TTGCTCCTACAGTCCGAGATCGCATCGATACTCCTCAACGGCCTCCAACAGGGCGCGATCTATGCGCTGTTGGGTATCGGCCTCACTATCATCCTGGGGACGATGGAGTTCCTGAACCTCGCGCACGGGGCGCTCTATCTCGTCGGCGCGTACACGGGACTGATCGTCTTTCAGGAAACCGCCCTCTCGAACGGGCTGTTGTACAGTTCCGGGATAACGACCCTCGGCTTCGAGGGAGGCTTTCTCGCCGCGCTGTTCGTCGTCCCGATCGTCGGGTTCGGCATCGGGCTCCTCATGGAGCGGTTCGTCGCCGAGCCGTTCTACGATCGGCCCGAGACGGACCAACTGCTCGTGACGTTCGGCCTCGCGCTGATCGTCGAGGAGACCGTCAAGAACGTCATCGGCGGGAACACGTTCCAGTCGATCGCTCCCTCGACGATCTTCGGCGTCAACGTCTCCCAGCCGATCAGCCTGCCGCTCGTCGGCCTGTTCCCGTCGTGGCGGCTGTTTATCATCGGCATCGCGTTCCTCGTCATCGGTCTGACGTACCTCGTGATCGAGCGGACGGACTTCGGGCTCGTCGTTCAGGCGGGCACCCACGACTCCGAGATGGTCCGGATCCTCGGCATCCCGATCAACCGCTCGTACAGCCTGGTGTTCGCGGTCGGGGCTGCGCTCGCGGCCTTCGCGGGCCTCATCGGCGCGTCGATCCAGACGGTCAGCCCCCAGATCGGTACCGAACAGGCGCTGGTTCCGGCGTTCCTCACCATCGTCGTCGGCGGCGCCGGCTCCGTTCGCGGGGCCATCGCCGGCGGCCTGGTGCTGGGCGTCATCATCTCGGCGATGACCCAGACGTACAGCCAGTGGGCGCAGATCGTTCTCTACCTGTTCGTCGCGCTCATGCTCATCGTCAAGCCCGAGGGCCTGTTCGGCTCCGCGGAGGTGGGCGAATGA
- a CDS encoding ABC transporter ATP-binding protein: MLRDLSMHVEEGEVCTLLGRNGAGKTTTLRSIAGARPPDVRDGVIRFKGSDITDYSTEDVSSLGISLVPEERRVFPNLSVEENLHLSDVARNWSNTFGREVSMEHAGMSDEEVYEVFPRLEERRSQKAGTLSGGEQQMLAIARSLKQDTDLLMLDEPYEGLAPQIIETVEAAIEQIADAGTTILLVEQNAVAAMNIADRAYVIDQGEVVFAGDSEELRADEQTREKYLGV, translated from the coding sequence ATCCTCCGCGACCTCTCGATGCACGTCGAGGAGGGCGAGGTGTGTACGCTGCTGGGGCGCAACGGCGCGGGCAAGACGACGACGTTGCGGTCGATCGCGGGCGCTCGCCCGCCGGACGTCCGCGACGGCGTGATCCGGTTCAAGGGGTCCGACATCACCGACTACTCGACGGAGGACGTCTCCTCGCTGGGTATCTCGCTGGTGCCGGAGGAACGTCGCGTGTTCCCCAACCTCTCGGTGGAGGAGAACCTCCACCTGTCGGACGTCGCGCGCAACTGGTCGAACACGTTCGGACGCGAGGTGTCGATGGAGCACGCGGGGATGTCCGACGAGGAGGTGTACGAGGTGTTCCCGCGGCTCGAGGAGCGTCGCTCACAGAAGGCGGGGACGCTCTCCGGCGGCGAACAGCAGATGCTCGCGATCGCGCGATCGCTGAAGCAGGACACGGACCTGCTGATGCTCGACGAGCCCTACGAGGGGCTCGCCCCGCAGATCATCGAGACGGTCGAGGCGGCGATCGAGCAGATCGCCGACGCCGGGACCACGATCCTGCTCGTCGAGCAGAACGCCGTCGCCGCGATGAACATCGCCGACCGCGCGTACGTGATCGACCAGGGCGAGGTCGTCTTCGCCGGCGACTCCGAGGAGCTCCGGGCCGACGAGCAAACCCGCGAGAAGTACCTGGGTGTCTGA
- a CDS encoding P-loop NTPase — MDGRVLAVVGAKGGVGKTTTSLNLAAALAEDGRAVAVVEADLAMANAVDFLDIRVNGGRTLHDVLAGGAGVTDATYPAPGGFDVVPSGVTLDGFVDSDLDRFPAAMDALKARYDAVLVDTAAGVSSETVVPMSGADASVLVSTPRVASIRDADKTITVAERADAPVGGVVLTKSGTGRSPPADRIASFLDTELLGHVPHDESIPKAQDAGQPAVSYRPHSDAADAYREVAAALRKRPDMLGMTVTTNAGGFRFGDGDDGTDAFADGGEGDRGGRDDGFTNPFS; from the coding sequence ATGGACGGACGCGTGCTCGCCGTCGTCGGCGCGAAGGGGGGCGTCGGCAAGACGACGACGAGCCTCAACCTCGCGGCGGCGCTCGCGGAGGACGGTCGCGCCGTCGCGGTCGTCGAGGCGGACCTGGCGATGGCGAACGCCGTCGACTTCCTCGACATCCGCGTCAACGGCGGCCGGACCCTCCACGACGTGCTCGCGGGCGGCGCCGGCGTCACCGACGCCACCTACCCCGCGCCGGGCGGGTTCGACGTGGTGCCCAGCGGCGTCACCCTCGACGGCTTCGTCGACTCCGATCTGGACCGCTTCCCGGCCGCGATGGACGCGCTGAAGGCCCGCTACGACGCCGTGCTCGTCGACACCGCCGCCGGCGTCAGCAGCGAGACGGTCGTGCCCATGTCGGGCGCGGACGCCTCGGTGCTCGTGTCGACGCCGCGGGTCGCCTCCATCCGCGACGCCGACAAGACGATCACCGTCGCCGAGCGCGCCGACGCCCCCGTCGGCGGCGTCGTGCTCACGAAGTCCGGGACGGGTCGCTCGCCACCCGCCGACCGGATCGCGAGCTTCCTCGACACCGAACTCCTCGGGCACGTCCCCCACGACGAGTCGATCCCGAAGGCGCAGGACGCCGGCCAGCCGGCCGTCTCCTACCGCCCGCACAGCGACGCCGCCGACGCCTACCGGGAGGTCGCCGCCGCGCTGCGCAAACGCCCCGACATGCTCGGGATGACGGTGACGACGAACGCCGGCGGCTTCCGCTTCGGCGACGGCGACGACGGAACGGATGCGTTCGCCGACGGCGGCGAGGGCGACCGCGGCGGCCGCGACGACGGATTCACGAACCCGTTCAGCTGA